One Paramisgurnus dabryanus chromosome 10, PD_genome_1.1, whole genome shotgun sequence genomic region harbors:
- the pmaip1 gene encoding phorbol-12-myristate-13-acetate-induced protein 1 has product MAKKEQTAVIECALQLRRVGDLFDWKYKLLELIVALKNVNKHNKG; this is encoded by the coding sequence AGCAAACTGCCGTCATCGAATGCGCGCTCCAGTTGCGCAGAGTTGGAGATTTGTTTGACTGGAAGTACAAGCTACTGGAGCTCATAGTAGCTTTGAAGAACGTCAATAAACACAACAAAGGCTGA